A genomic stretch from Gracilimonas sp. includes:
- the hflC gene encoding protease modulator HflC: MSQAKGIIAAVVGLVVFLTVIDGFYIVHETEQVIITQFGDPVGSAVTEPGLNFKIPFIQKSNYFEKRYLEWDGDRNQIPTRDKKFIFVDSYARWQITDPLQFYQRLGTERGAQSRLDDILDGETRNAIASHDLLEIVRSSNRDPDTTGALMLEVVEDSLEDINTGRQQIQEDIQELANQRAADLGIAILDFRIKRVNYVEDVRQTVYDRMISERNRIADEFRSEGQGEASRINGEKERDLARIQSEAFREAEIIRGQADARAAAIYNSAYNRNNQSRELYSFIRSMDAYTKTMDKETNIILSTESDFFRYLNSID; the protein is encoded by the coding sequence ATGAGTCAGGCAAAAGGAATTATAGCAGCAGTTGTTGGTTTAGTGGTTTTTCTCACAGTGATTGACGGGTTTTATATTGTACATGAAACCGAACAGGTGATCATAACTCAGTTTGGTGATCCTGTAGGAAGTGCCGTAACTGAACCGGGATTGAATTTTAAAATCCCTTTTATCCAGAAATCAAATTACTTTGAAAAACGCTATCTGGAATGGGATGGAGATCGAAATCAAATTCCGACACGGGATAAAAAATTCATCTTTGTAGATTCATATGCCCGCTGGCAAATAACCGATCCGCTTCAGTTCTACCAGCGGTTGGGAACGGAGCGAGGTGCACAATCACGTTTGGATGATATCCTGGATGGCGAAACCCGAAACGCTATTGCATCCCATGATCTGCTGGAGATCGTACGATCAAGCAATCGCGACCCGGATACCACCGGAGCTTTAATGCTGGAAGTGGTAGAAGATTCACTTGAAGACATAAACACAGGCCGTCAGCAAATTCAGGAAGATATTCAGGAGCTGGCCAACCAAAGGGCAGCAGATCTGGGAATCGCTATTTTAGATTTCCGGATTAAAAGGGTCAACTATGTAGAGGATGTTCGTCAAACGGTGTACGACCGTATGATCTCAGAGCGAAACAGAATTGCGGATGAATTCCGTTCTGAAGGACAGGGTGAGGCATCTCGTATAAACGGTGAAAAGGAAAGAGACTTGGCTCGAATTCAGTCTGAAGCATTTCGTGAGGCGGAGATCATTCGCGGTCAAGCTGATGCCCGGGCGGCAGCGATTTATAATTCAGCATATAACCGGAATAATCAATCCCGTGAGCTTTATTCATTTATACGCTCGATGGATGCTTATACCAAAACCATGGATAAAGAGACCAATATAATACTGTCAACAGAGAGCGATTTCTTCCGATATTTAAACAGCATTGATTAG
- the hflK gene encoding FtsH protease activity modulator HflK — protein MAQDQNFDFNVPPQFEKISKNIRVIVVGLMVLLLGFSSFFTVDPEEVGIVVRLGKYVETVEPGLNYKLPLIDQVEKVPVERQLKQEFGYRTVQSGVRSQYQKAGYENESLMLTGDLNLADVEWVVQYRINDPYSYLFKVRNAESTLSDISEAAMRQIVGDRTVNEVLTVGRAEVSIEVQNLIQALVQEYQLGITIEQVVLQDINPPNPVKPSFNAVNEAQQERETLINQAKADYNRVIPRARGQAEETIQRAEGYASERINNAEGEVSRFNDLYTEYIKAPQVTKQRIFLETMEEIIPKMGKKIITDESGSNVLPLLQMQIDGVRTSSSQNNNGGN, from the coding sequence ATGGCTCAAGATCAAAATTTTGATTTTAATGTACCGCCGCAGTTCGAAAAGATATCAAAAAATATCCGTGTAATAGTTGTCGGGTTGATGGTACTTCTGCTCGGATTTTCCTCCTTCTTCACTGTTGACCCAGAAGAAGTTGGTATTGTAGTACGGTTGGGTAAATACGTAGAAACAGTAGAACCGGGATTAAATTATAAACTGCCGTTAATTGACCAGGTAGAAAAGGTGCCGGTTGAAAGGCAACTAAAACAGGAGTTTGGCTACCGAACGGTGCAGTCAGGAGTTCGGTCTCAGTATCAAAAAGCCGGGTATGAAAATGAGTCTCTGATGTTAACCGGAGACCTAAACCTTGCTGATGTGGAATGGGTAGTTCAGTATCGTATTAACGATCCGTATAGCTACTTGTTTAAAGTGCGAAATGCGGAATCTACCTTATCGGATATTTCTGAAGCAGCAATGAGACAGATTGTGGGTGACAGAACAGTGAATGAAGTTCTTACCGTTGGACGTGCTGAGGTGTCGATTGAAGTTCAAAATCTCATACAAGCACTAGTACAGGAATACCAGCTTGGAATTACCATAGAGCAAGTAGTACTGCAGGATATCAACCCACCCAATCCTGTAAAGCCTTCTTTCAATGCGGTAAACGAAGCTCAGCAGGAAAGAGAAACCTTGATCAATCAGGCTAAAGCCGACTACAACAGGGTGATTCCACGAGCTCGTGGACAGGCTGAAGAGACCATTCAAAGAGCTGAGGGTTATGCTTCAGAAAGGATTAACAATGCAGAAGGTGAAGTATCCCGCTTCAACGATCTTTATACAGAGTATATTAAAGCCCCTCAGGTTACAAAACAACGGATATTTTTAGAAACTATGGAAGAAATCATTCCAAAAATGGGTAAGAAAATTATTACGGATGAAAGCGGAAGTAACGTGCTTCCACTGCTTCAGATGCAGATAGACGGAGTAAGGACTTCTTCATCTCAAAACAATAACGGAGGCAACTAA
- a CDS encoding PP2C family protein-serine/threonine phosphatase, whose translation MLNKRSYILLFCGLLGIIGYFFLRSDVEFYASGPINQSKEAVEDSISKKALLMGFSMDSLAMMSMRRQHLSYLKNLQDTLEDEVYPATLNKSALHIQSWETVIGAPNKSNGVFATLNQLFNDTGRLKLHVSNSGKIIRIDSHQENPNPTFVQGDSLFTIAEKLIDDVLEYDLEAYELIQNNFEDSAVLDDNRQNSGRILSNGGETESLEISWKIKEDAPGAPEKLLLQLQPVVREITDEEGFRTEFGFSIKSFAAINELEPMVLKSNTSDNEEEDLLFSYVLFTALFTLIILVFAVGLKNIFKGKVEWRRALLIFIAISAGVYGWRAIFFMYSYNPFLSTAGIFGSTINNLLFGLVVGLYAALAYISWEALARSQKQRQVDLIDALWQRKFFVSETGAGLVHGFAIGGIVIGIITSILFFMGEFLVQADSQFGYAEASITPKLLTINMSSWITTWLVCIAQIGFVYSILRHWIEREWLVGLLSILISGICITVLGRLIGTTGTIFQEIIIYLSIAVIFIYALKEFGLLTVCTGWWFFTVFFMIQPYWESPSIEVAYVGWVQAFLMAGPLIYGFISYRYGVSVSEVGDYIPEYEERMAQHLRVEKEIEIARESQYQLMPLQPPKVEGLDVYGFFLPSFEVGGDYFDYVLTENKEGIPTALTMAVVDVSGKAMRAAMPAVFTSGLLLSRMKDDMPDEILSRITEPIFHRTDKRTFITCALARYDLQSMKMSIANAGHCRPVLKRNGLAEYIHTPAPAYPLGIKQSVNYRAETITMKKGDFFLLYSDGLPEAVNKKGERFGFEEVPRLIESIDTETLTAQEIAQEIKRTVQKFSNYQLVDDTTIICLKV comes from the coding sequence GGCCCTATAAACCAAAGCAAAGAAGCAGTTGAGGACAGTATTTCAAAAAAAGCTCTGTTAATGGGCTTTTCGATGGATAGTTTAGCAATGATGTCAATGCGCCGGCAGCATTTATCTTATTTGAAAAATTTACAGGATACACTTGAAGATGAAGTTTATCCGGCTACTCTAAATAAAAGCGCGCTACATATCCAAAGCTGGGAAACAGTAATCGGTGCTCCCAATAAAAGCAATGGAGTATTTGCGACATTAAATCAATTGTTTAATGATACCGGACGGTTAAAACTTCATGTATCGAACTCAGGTAAGATAATTCGGATAGATAGTCATCAGGAAAATCCAAATCCTACTTTTGTACAAGGAGACTCACTGTTCACAATTGCTGAAAAGTTAATAGATGATGTGCTGGAATATGACTTGGAAGCGTATGAACTCATCCAAAATAATTTTGAAGACTCGGCGGTTTTGGATGATAATAGACAGAATTCGGGAAGGATTTTAAGTAATGGAGGCGAAACGGAGTCTCTTGAAATCAGCTGGAAAATTAAAGAGGATGCACCCGGTGCTCCCGAAAAACTTCTTCTTCAGTTACAGCCGGTAGTTCGGGAAATTACAGACGAGGAAGGATTCAGAACTGAGTTTGGGTTTAGTATAAAGTCATTTGCAGCGATAAATGAGCTTGAACCCATGGTATTGAAGTCTAATACATCAGATAATGAAGAGGAGGATTTGCTGTTTTCATATGTATTATTCACAGCATTATTCACTCTTATTATTCTGGTTTTTGCCGTAGGCTTGAAAAATATTTTTAAAGGAAAAGTTGAGTGGCGTCGGGCATTATTAATTTTTATTGCAATTTCTGCCGGTGTATACGGATGGCGTGCTATTTTTTTTATGTATAGTTATAACCCTTTTTTAAGCACTGCAGGAATATTTGGCTCAACAATTAACAATTTATTATTTGGTTTGGTGGTAGGTTTATATGCCGCTTTGGCTTATATCAGTTGGGAGGCTCTTGCCCGTTCACAAAAACAACGGCAAGTAGATTTAATTGATGCTTTGTGGCAACGCAAGTTTTTTGTCAGTGAAACGGGGGCAGGATTAGTACACGGTTTTGCAATTGGTGGAATTGTTATAGGTATAATTACCTCAATCCTGTTTTTTATGGGTGAGTTTTTGGTTCAGGCTGACAGTCAATTTGGATATGCTGAAGCTAGCATTACCCCGAAATTGCTCACTATAAACATGAGTTCATGGATCACAACATGGTTGGTATGTATTGCGCAGATAGGGTTTGTATACTCAATATTAAGACATTGGATTGAAAGAGAATGGTTAGTCGGGCTGCTATCTATTTTAATTTCCGGCATTTGTATAACAGTACTTGGAAGATTAATCGGTACCACAGGCACTATTTTTCAAGAGATAATTATTTATCTGAGTATAGCAGTCATTTTTATCTATGCTTTAAAGGAATTTGGGCTGTTGACAGTTTGCACTGGATGGTGGTTTTTTACGGTCTTTTTTATGATTCAACCGTATTGGGAATCTCCTTCTATTGAAGTCGCTTATGTTGGTTGGGTTCAAGCCTTCTTAATGGCCGGTCCCCTCATTTATGGATTTATCTCATATCGATATGGGGTTTCAGTTTCTGAAGTCGGTGATTACATACCGGAGTATGAAGAAAGAATGGCACAGCATTTGCGTGTTGAAAAGGAAATTGAAATAGCCCGGGAAAGCCAATATCAATTGATGCCACTGCAACCCCCCAAAGTAGAGGGGCTGGATGTATATGGCTTCTTCTTGCCCTCCTTTGAAGTTGGGGGTGATTACTTTGATTATGTTTTAACCGAAAACAAAGAAGGAATTCCTACTGCTCTAACAATGGCAGTCGTTGATGTATCGGGTAAAGCTATGCGCGCTGCCATGCCGGCTGTGTTCACAAGCGGTTTATTACTTTCACGCATGAAGGATGATATGCCGGATGAAATACTCTCCCGAATTACTGAACCTATTTTTCACAGAACCGATAAAAGGACTTTTATAACTTGTGCGCTTGCCCGCTATGATCTGCAGTCAATGAAAATGAGTATAGCAAATGCCGGGCATTGCCGGCCGGTGCTGAAAAGAAATGGGCTTGCTGAATATATTCATACCCCGGCTCCGGCTTATCCATTAGGAATTAAACAATCAGTCAATTACAGGGCAGAAACCATTACTATGAAAAAGGGAGATTTTTTCCTTCTCTACTCCGATGGCCTTCCCGAAGCTGTAAATAAAAAAGGAGAACGCTTTGGCTTTGAAGAAGTTCCAAGATTGATTGAATCAATAGACACTGAAACATTGACTGCCCAGGAAATTGCTCAGGAAATTAAGCGTACCGTTCAGAAGTTTAGTAACTATCAATTGGTTGACGATACTACTATCATATGCCTGAAGGTTTAG